A region of Piscinibacter gummiphilus DNA encodes the following proteins:
- the pyrE gene encoding orotate phosphoribosyltransferase produces MTLPRDTDPLAQDFVAFSVEAGVLRFGEFKTKAGRLSPYFFNAGLFDDGAKLGRLAEFYARRLIASGLQFDMLFGPAYKGITLAAAVAVELARHGRNVPYAYNRKEAKDHGEGGTLVGAKLAGRVLIIDDVISAGTSVRESISMIQAAGAVPSSVVIALDRQEKATDDGSESAVQFVQRQLGLEVCAIATLKDLLQYLETNQDPSLGAHGAKVAAYRDRYGV; encoded by the coding sequence ATGACCCTCCCGCGCGACACCGATCCCCTCGCACAAGACTTTGTGGCGTTTTCGGTGGAGGCCGGGGTGCTGCGGTTCGGGGAATTCAAGACCAAGGCCGGGCGGCTGTCGCCCTATTTCTTCAATGCCGGCCTCTTCGACGACGGCGCCAAGCTCGGCCGCCTCGCGGAATTCTATGCGCGCCGCCTGATCGCCTCGGGCCTCCAGTTCGACATGCTGTTCGGACCGGCCTACAAGGGCATCACGCTCGCGGCGGCCGTCGCGGTCGAGCTCGCGCGGCACGGCCGCAACGTGCCGTATGCCTACAACCGCAAGGAAGCGAAGGACCACGGCGAAGGGGGAACCCTTGTCGGCGCGAAGCTGGCCGGCCGCGTTCTCATCATCGACGACGTCATTTCGGCGGGAACTTCGGTGCGGGAGTCCATCTCGATGATCCAGGCGGCCGGCGCCGTGCCGTCGTCGGTGGTCATCGCGCTCGACCGGCAGGAGAAGGCCACCGACGACGGTTCGGAGTCGGCCGTGCAGTTCGTGCAACGCCAGCTCGGCCTGGAGGTGTGCGCCATTGCGACGCTGAAAGACTTGTTGCAGTATCTGGAAACCAACCAGGACCCGTCCCTCGGCGCCCATGGCGCGAAGGTGGCGGCCTACCGAGACCGATACGGGGTTTGA
- a CDS encoding DUF4124 domain-containing protein — protein MTLPAAGRVAAIAVLFCAAGGSQAAPNIYSCVDSNGRRLTSDRPIPECSAREQRLLNSDGSVRRVVPPTRTVDEQAEYEERERKAAAERAAQQDAVRRDRNLLSRFPDEATHRKAREAALDDVDKGVRFSENRLKELERERKPLLNESEFYAGKQIPLKLRQQLDANDAATEAQRALVQNQKDEIVRIDRIYDAELARLKRLWAGAAPGSLPVAPPPSSPPRKDASR, from the coding sequence TTGACCCTTCCGGCCGCCGGGCGCGTCGCCGCCATCGCCGTGCTGTTCTGCGCCGCGGGCGGCAGCCAGGCCGCTCCGAACATCTACAGCTGCGTCGACAGCAACGGCCGCCGGCTCACCTCCGACCGGCCCATCCCGGAATGTTCGGCCCGCGAGCAGCGGCTGCTGAACTCCGACGGGTCGGTGCGCCGTGTCGTGCCTCCCACCCGCACGGTCGACGAGCAGGCCGAGTACGAGGAGCGCGAACGCAAGGCTGCCGCCGAGCGGGCCGCCCAGCAGGACGCCGTGCGGCGCGACCGCAACCTGCTGTCGCGGTTCCCCGATGAAGCCACGCACCGCAAGGCGCGCGAGGCGGCCCTCGACGACGTGGACAAGGGCGTGCGCTTCTCCGAGAACCGGCTGAAGGAGCTGGAGCGCGAACGCAAGCCGCTGCTCAACGAGTCCGAGTTCTATGCGGGCAAGCAGATCCCGCTGAAGCTGCGCCAGCAGCTCGACGCCAACGACGCCGCCACCGAGGCGCAGCGGGCGCTGGTGCAGAACCAGAAGGACGAGATCGTCCGCATCGACCGCATCTACGACGCCGAGCTCGCGCGCCTCAAGCGCCTGTGGGCGGGTGCCGCACCGGGCTCGCTGCCCGTCGCACCGCCGCCGTCTTCCCCGCCACGCAAGGACGCCTCGCGCTGA